In a single window of the Bradyrhizobium erythrophlei genome:
- a CDS encoding DUF4170 domain-containing protein, whose product MTSGSNFWVIGGEFGSMNFHTLVEGSAQVQGPFKTRAEAEDAWRRVSEENRHKAGVRFSIVEEPNRVPA is encoded by the coding sequence ATGACGAGCGGCAGCAATTTCTGGGTGATTGGCGGCGAGTTCGGTTCGATGAACTTCCACACGCTGGTGGAAGGCTCGGCCCAGGTTCAGGGCCCGTTCAAGACCCGCGCCGAGGCCGAGGACGCCTGGCGCAGGGTTTCGGAAGAGAACCGCCATAAGGCCGGCGTGCGGTTTTCGATCGTCGAGGAGCCCAATCGCGTACCGGCCTGA